A genomic window from Candidatus Eisenbacteria bacterium includes:
- a CDS encoding DUF6600 domain-containing protein, protein MKTTLRNFALAALLATSASCAVGNTGGPRPPTMPAARAALAPEYRIFYDALQDYGDWVLIEPYGYLFRPRTSFHDWRPYQEGFWAPTDAFGWVWISNEPFGWATYHYGRWAYDEFQGWVWKPGVEWAPSWVDWRATDQYVGWAPLSPGGGPPSVPGGAYVFTTVDALGTTDLSARVKKQNELGAVVAGARPVSETVVVNGVRAPAGPSVQRIEQALGQRFQRVRIDDALTQKPVSADEPRANTASPSSPTVDELRQAGDRTSREAKAISERGGRPPARVPLLRPQVDRWAPKPGPAKPATKDTTAGRSGG, encoded by the coding sequence ATGAAAACGACTCTCCGGAACTTCGCTCTCGCGGCACTGCTCGCGACCTCTGCTTCCTGCGCCGTCGGGAACACCGGCGGTCCGCGGCCACCGACGATGCCGGCCGCCCGGGCGGCACTGGCGCCGGAGTACCGCATCTTCTATGACGCCTTGCAGGATTACGGCGACTGGGTGCTGATCGAGCCCTACGGCTACCTCTTCCGCCCCCGCACCTCGTTTCATGACTGGAGGCCGTACCAGGAAGGCTTCTGGGCGCCGACCGACGCGTTCGGTTGGGTGTGGATCTCGAACGAGCCTTTTGGCTGGGCCACCTATCACTACGGTCGCTGGGCCTATGACGAATTCCAGGGCTGGGTGTGGAAGCCGGGGGTCGAATGGGCGCCTTCCTGGGTCGATTGGCGCGCGACGGATCAGTACGTGGGCTGGGCGCCGCTCAGTCCCGGCGGCGGACCACCCAGCGTTCCGGGCGGCGCTTACGTCTTCACCACGGTGGACGCCTTGGGCACCACCGATCTCTCGGCTCGAGTGAAAAAGCAGAACGAGCTCGGTGCGGTCGTCGCCGGAGCGAGGCCGGTGTCCGAGACGGTCGTGGTCAATGGCGTGAGGGCCCCGGCGGGACCGTCGGTGCAACGCATCGAGCAAGCTCTCGGGCAGCGCTTCCAGCGGGTTCGAATCGATGACGCACTCACGCAGAAGCCGGTCAGCGCGGACGAGCCGCGCGCGAACACTGCGTCCCCGTCGTCTCCCACCGTGGACGAGCTGCGCCAGGCCGGCGATCGGACATCGCGCGAAGCGAAAGCCATCAGCGAGCGCGGTGGCCGGCCACCCGCGCGCGTCCCCCTGTTGCGGCCGCAGGTCGATCGTTGGGCGCCCAAGCCCGGGCCCGCGAAACCCGCCACCAAGGACACGACGGCCGGACGCTCCGGGGGCTGA